Below is a window of Populus trichocarpa isolate Nisqually-1 chromosome 3, P.trichocarpa_v4.1, whole genome shotgun sequence DNA.
tgttgtttgatgaaattCTGAATCCACTCTGGTATAGTTAGATACTCAGAATCTTTATGCTAAATCGAAAATGGAAGgagaagggtttttttaaaataaaaaaaaatcatatagaagtGTTCGTCATGTTCAGAACACCAAGAAGCAAAAAGACCCGCTGTCACTTGGAGTAAAGCTGTGCATGTATTATATCATATTTGCATAGACTGCAGTCCAATTATTTAATAGGAAAATTGAAGGTTACCAAGCATGTCGTAATTAAGAGACCACAGCAAATTACGTTCGGTAAGTGCTATTTGCAGTATATGTACAGGCGTTAGCCTACTGGATAGAAAAGACAACTCTTAAGGTCGACTGTGCTGTAGGCCTATGCCCTTTGAAGCAGGGATGAAGCACTAGTCAATTGGATCAGAGCATGGTTACACGTCATACAGTCGGATAAAAGCTTGGAAATATGGGATGGGACCTTCTgcagaaataataaataaggcAGGCCAAGAGTTTGATCACAAttgtccttttccttttctttttatagattTGAACAGTTGTCCCTTATCCTGCTGTTAGTTAGTTGGATCAAATCTCTTGAAGTTTAAAGATTCTTCCAAATTCAAACTTCTGGATATGATGGTCTCAAGGCCATTTACTATGAAGAGCCTTGTAAGTATAAGATAAGGACAAGCTTCTCATAAGTTCTGGTAACGGTTTTGTCTCTTTGTACAGAGGAAGTGGCACAGGCGTGATCATCTGTCAAGTGAACGGTGGAATTCAATGTTCATCCCGTGTCAATGGCCAATTTTGATGGCACTTTCACCGCATACGGTATCCATTGGTGGTCTTGGGTGTTGCAACTGGCCCAAACCTTTTGCATATGATAATGTAATGCTATCCGAGTTTGTTTACTTGtggttttttagaaattattttttaaatttttttatatttgtctgttattaaaaaaattaatcaacaaaaaacacttttcaataaaaaaaaatatggcttaatttccagaaaaatattttccttttattttagacagaaaatactttttagaagttgtgaaaaatttagaaatattatattatttgcggattatatcaaatttggtcctcaaacttttgattgatatatttttttttttaatttcatcccttaaaatttgatttaattttatttttatattaacgtTTGtccatatttttatgattgttatttgtttttctcttattatttttttaattgaaatttttttatctatcaaatttagtcatcattttttttattgttacttattttatttgaaataatttatgaaattataattgttattattttaattccatcatcttttaattttttttatttgttagatttgatctctattattttgattattatttattttatttgagataatttatgaaattagatttttttcaatttcattctcattcaactttttaatttgtaagatttgttccttattattttaataaacttaaaaaaatattaataagctattttccaactcattttccataacataaccaaatactgaaaagtattttccaacttatttttcaatttatatttttgccgatcatttccttaaaaaaatgttaagccCACTTGCTTTTATTTGCTTTGTAAAGGCCATGAATTAAAAGAGCATAGGCTGATTTATCAAGACTTAGCATATGCTTGTTCACTATGTCATCCAATAATTGACTCCACAAATTCATATCCTCAGTTCTAAGCATATCTTAAGCAATCGGTAGAATGCCTGACCATCAAACTTGCAGAGTGCCAAAGTTTCTAATAAATCAGATCTAGAGTCATATCActtttctattaatattttgGTATGGAGCCATATCATTCATTTAAATGGCCCCAGGCCTATAGCCTGACGCCATATAAACACAATAAGGCACAAGGAGCATGCATAGGGCTCCCCATGCCTGGCCCTCGGCATCTGGCCCCTAGCGACCCGCATCAATACCTCATGGGTTTTTGGGCCTTACTCCCAACCACGCCCGACCCTCCCCGACTTGGCTCCTTGTTGGTCTCAATCCTTCTTATACCCAAAACCTTGTCGAGCCCAAAGCTCGGTGGGCCCAACACTATACCAAACCCTCCTTAGAATTTTTTGTTGAGCCCAGGCTCTATGTTTGGCACCCCTTGCCCATGCTTCACGCCCGTCTCCCCGCATCGCACCTTAAGCACGTCTTCCCCTTCACTGCTAGGTGTACAAAAGTTTCTCATGGTCTACAATATCTCCATCTCTTAGCTAAATAAATTAAGTGGAAGACATGTGAGTGGTTGTGGTGTCTTGAGGTGGGCTGAGTGGAACACAACTcatgataaaacaaattaatttataaggaTGGAGTGACTATTCAGCCCCTCCACTACAACAAAAGAATAAGGTTCAAGGGTTATAAATACCTCTTGAATCATTTAGATAAAGAGTTCATAATTTCTCTATTCTCAATATTTATGCATACATATTTTCAGAgtatctctctctaaaatatcattgcactctTTTTCTctccataaaaatatttacttaaacATCTGAAAGTCGCATAACCTATCATAGAGAACCTTTTACAAGTACATAGCCTTCAACATTAAACTATAACTATTTTGGCTAAGAAAAGTGTAGCATATTGTAAAAACTAAATGATTAACTAAtttatccatccataaaaaCCTTGTTTCTAAACACTTTAGATTTTGGGACATCATCGGTTTTCATCTCCCGAAGAAGAGCAAGGGCTTTGATACTTGACTATGATGACAAAGCATAGAAATCATGGAATTATAGGTAGATGTATTACGAGAGACCCCTGTATTTAACATCTTCTAAAAAACACCAACAACCTCCTCAAATCGACCATTCTCCCTAGAATATGAATCaaggaattgtaaaaaaatatatcatgctTACATCTAGCTAACTTCATCCTCTGAACTAATTGTAAAGCCTCGTCAACATTCTGTGACTTGGCCATAAAAGCGATGATAGTGGTGTAAGAAACAACATTTGATTTGATGGGCACCAAACATGCTCGACCGtagaattaatataaagatggtaaaaatattacaagtatagtagttaaaaaatagtaaatataaGGGTTTTTGtaatacaaaacatattttttaattaaaaaaataattttgaagatgAAATAGCCAAAAttgttaattcaatttatttccacaagtattctaaataatatggttgagttcaattataatttaatattttattctaaatataaaatttataataagttATCAATTGAATTGCATTTGAGTACGAACATactataaatcttttttatttataactacATTTGAAATTAGTGAGTTTCACTTTCGTATTTTATTACGGTACAAAAGAATTCTACTACTTTATTCAATCCCGATGATAATGATAGGTGGCCATGTTTTGAGCATATTCTAAACTCCCCTCTATATTATTAACCAAGTTGTGCTATAAGGTATTCCTACCACCACCAACGACCCAATCTGACGGCTATAATCGTCTAGTGCTTTTAAAAAGGAAGTCAAATAGTGAGAAGTCGTCCTTGGAATCGaacgagaaaaaaaaggtatataaattaaaaaaaaaacaattattaggattgcattgaaaaattaaaaaaaataaactcataaaattaaattctctcCACTCCCTTTTTTTCTCTAGTAGTAAACATATTTTCCTCGATTGGTAGAGTTAAAGAGAGGTATTAATAAgacttttatgaattttttttcttcattttcttaataGAATCTTAATTAAGTGGCACATATAGAAATTAATATTGTATAGGATAAcaaatgaaagatttttttagttatttatttcttcatttaagTATTAAGAGaagttattaatttcaatttaatccgtAAAAAAAGATGTATTTTTCCTCTATAAGAGAAGACATCTAAGAAACACtggtttttcaatgtaaaatttaaacttgtttgatttatttttttttagaaaaagtgaattattaaaagaggttataattatattttgaattgatgtttTAGAAAAGTAAATTTTACTCTTCAAACAAAGATTattaccttttgttttaaattaaatacatatcaAATTATTTCCTTATTATATCTCAATaatcattatttataataaaattattttttatattcacaaTGAACACACTTAAcatctttaaaaatcaatttttacattttaaaaaatcacgcttataatatttaatattcatttttttaatctcgtAACAAACCATATCTAAATGATGTTAGTTTAGTTAGATTAGAACTAGAAAATCAACAGCTTTCACACAATAgcataactttttatatattcaagaGAAGCTTATCAATATCATCGACCATACGCAATTCCACTGATGGGAGTCCCGTACCAATAATCGAATCCATGTGGTTTTCAACTACAAAATtctaccaaaaataattttaaattttaaaaagatgccGTGTTGTTATGTGGTCACGGGATAGGAGGAGATGAGGCCACCGGCCACCATCCTCCCCACGGTGTCCAGCGACGAGAGCGTCCAACATCACTCTCAAACATTCAAAAACCAGAGTAGAAACCACTTCACGCATGTCATTAGTGCCATACTCTttcagcaaaaagaaaaaagaaagactcAACGCAACTAGGAAATAGATGGGAGATATGTAGAATAAGAATCTAAACTTTTAGTTGGTAATCGGCTGAAGTatcattacaagaaaaataaatcaattaacaacaacgaaaatcaaagaaaaaaaacaagagaaccACCGGCAAAGAAAAGCAAGCGCCCAATTAACGCAATACAAGACATCAGGGCAGACTATGAAACAGATATTCATGCTTCAGACAGTGAAACAGATTATGGGGGTGATCAACTttgtaaaaaaggaaaataaaggaGATATCTCTAGCATTATTTGGCTATCCTGTGTAAATGTGAACACCAATAGCAATGAGAAAGATGGTTATGAGGCCGAAGAAGATGATGGTATGGACCAATATCGATAACGCACTTGTCTGCATATTCCCAAACTCAACAACTCTGCTCCTCCCTGGCAACTGGAATAGCAATCCTGGACTTAAAAGCACAAACAGCACCACTGCTATCACCACTGGCCCCCAGTCTGACATcgcctccttttttttttttttccgggtgTTGATGTTTTATAGAAATACGGCGAACTGCAGCTCTGATATCAAACTCTCTATTAATATAGGGAAGGGCGAAGGTATTGCAAGACTTCTTTGTTGATGAATTGAGGAAGAACGAAACGAATATTTAAGTAGATTAAAAGAAGCAAAGGGAGAGTATCAGTAGAGAACaagaaatctaaaagaaaaagaaatctaatTCTAGCAGCAGACAATATACTCCAATGTCACATTCGGTACACTCTGGATAGATGCTGAACCAAAACACGTGGCAGCTTTATATGTTAACAATGACATAGGTTAAAAAACTATACGAGAACTATCACAATTTTAACAGAATCACGTTTATGAATTTCAGTTTTGTATACCACTGTTATTCTCGAGAATAACAGTTGTTTATTCatgttttagaaaatattttttatgttgattaatTATCCTGAACAAAAATCAATCCAGATTTTTATGAATatctagtaattaaaatatgagatttaagatataatgataaaaaaaaaaaaaagataagatgtGTGATATAATTAGATTTAAGAAATGGAAGAATAGTTCATTAGGGATATATTGAGGCTTTGTTTTCGATACAACTAATACCGTTAGAAAGATTTCGACAAGATaattctaattatatattgaaagaCCATCAAATGAGGTCTTAATTAACCCTAAATTAATCCCGAATAAAATCCTTAATTAACTATAACCTTGTGAGGTGGTCTTGTACCAATGTGTGATTAAAATCGTTTCGTCGAGATCTTTCAATAGTATCGGGTGTGTTAAAAAGAGAGTTATAAAATGTTCTATgtgatcctttttttcttcctttatttcctttctttcttataTCACATCagctttctgtttttttttcttagtaattgaattttaaatctcATCTCTTGATTAatgaattttcttaaaattttaggttaatttttatgttagacATAGATttggttgtatttatttttccaaaatttttacCAAACTATGTTAGAATGTTAAAAGACCcctaattaaattgatatattttgttaatcatATAGTTTATCAGGATATCACATCCATGCATCCTTTGCCTTTTATATTGTGTCCAAATACCTATTTAAAATGACATTTCGTACTTTTGTTATTAGATGGGACATCCTAATTccccttttgttttgattttgtctctctcattttgctaaAGAATTTACACGAATAATCGTTGAAGGTTTCTGTGTGTTTTGATTCCTAAATGAATTTTTTcgataaaaactaataattatattaataccGATCTCGAATTTAAGgctcttatttattttcaatatcaattCGAAACTCTATTTTGTagaaaaacactaaattaatttagtttttttttcctcttttttttttttgtaaaaaaaggcatatatatttttccagtGACTTAAATTGGTTTTACCAACTTCAACGCACAAACACATTATTATACATTGCACAAGCATTCAAAACGCTTATGCTTATCACCACCGAAAGCAGCTCGGCCGTGACTAGTTCTTTTACATGACAAAGACCACATTCATCATCAAgtccttttctttgtttttgtcttgaGGGAGCGATGCTAGGCTTCAGCACTCACATCAGACAAAGCCCACGTTCATGGTACACCTGGTCCAGCAGCGGTCGTTGGGCTCAGCTTCTCAAACATCTAAAAaggttaatttaaaacaaataagaatttatttataaaaaaaaaaacacaaacactaTCAATATATATCATCCACGGAAGCAGCCTGGCAAAATGCTAGATCTTTCTCGAACTTTCAAGTGCCATTCTTAAGAAACGCAAATTAAAGTACAGCTTGGCAGGGGAAACAATCCATTTATTTGATCTGCACGCAAACTAGCTGGTTAACGAGTTCAGTATAAGTAGAaggaatgatttttttgtttggtttggttttataaattaaaaaataatcaaattaaatttttttaaaaaaaaccgaccgatttcggttcagttcagttttttaagacaaaaactGATTCaaatcggtttggctcggttttttccggtttgactcggtttttttctagttttttcggttcggtttagttcggtttttttagttttagacttataaaaccgaaaccgaaccggtcaattttttcaaaattttaatcggtttaatcagtttttttcacagttcagctttttttattatttttttattttctcagttttcttaatttttcagtttttttctcacctctAAATACAATCATCTTGTTCTATCTTGTTTGTAACCAAATCTCAGCTTTCTGGTaagcctatgttttatatatatattatacaaaaaaatctaCGAGGTCTTAGCACGAgacacatattattattttgtattgttatagtaaaatttttttttttgacctctccattgaaaaaataagcTTTACTTTGGGGtacaataatctttttaaaaacaccaatTAATCGTGTTAATTTAGGAAAGGTAGAATGGTCTTTTtgcacaaaatataaataataaaataaccatattaccctttaaaaaaaaaagtacataaaTTACTATCatgtaagggtttttttttctatctaattTACTTTAATTACTGCACCCCTTGAAACCAAAATTTGTAAAGCTACCATCTGTGAGCTTTTTGGACTTTTAcgctgattttttttgttatatagaATATCAAAGAGGATTAGTTTGGTCTTTTaggaatataaaaaaagagttatagGGAATTGAGAAACACGTAGTAGAGTGTGGAGGAGGACTGTCACATCCAAGCGACGTGTGTGCCTCCTCCGATGGTCAAAAATACCCGACCACCGTGTAACCAACACCGTCAAGTCAAGGCGCTTCTAATAAGGTGATGCATGTATTGTTTTTCATGGCAGTTGGGGAAGGATCAaattttttcttcccctttcttttctatctcaTGGCTATGAGGTTCGTACTAGccaagcaaaaattaaaaagtatttccttattttattattattttaatttatttttctgattttattctttaatatttaattaattttgagtgTAGATCATAATTTTTTCTGATGCGAGGATTCTTATCTTATGATCCAAGTCACAATTGTGAGGTGTTAACCCGAATCAACAtcgatcttttttattttctttttcttttatatctattttttttttatctttcaatattgagtttattgaaaattaaacattttaaactcTCTTTTTTCCACTTGTTTTACGTGAAGATAGCTCAACCTCACAATTCGAGTCGCGAGTTTACTATGCTAACTCGAATTAGCCAAGCCAGCGTGCACCCGCCTCTTTTTTTTCTGGcccattgaatttttatatcttttttttttattttgatgatttcatccttctattttaattttttattggattttttgttagatttttaaaataattttagacaagtcttttgcattttttatgatgtttctttgctagaatattatttattttagtgtaTGGcctatttgtatttttttaaaaaaaataaaatttatttgaattattctgaaccccttaaaattaaaaattaattaattattttattgtttgtttgttttttaaagttttttcttttactttaggCAAGAAATCCtcactttcaaaaaaattaaagttattttttttttgttttaggccAGTGcatcacctttatttttttttcttttttcaaaaaagagtGGATTGTTGTttggtataaaataaaatcttatatatatgattgatgtctgtttagaagaaaaataatttttaaaataaaaatatattacatcTAATAGGTTCAGGATGAGTTTAGTtggttaactaaaaaaaaaatttagattaatttatttttatttcagtttcacccatcattttttttaagccattatatttttttttctaaaaagaattatttttctgACCAGTGGCAAGCGCGTCATTAGCTACTTATAACCTCCACTGAGTGTTCCATTTTGCTATATATTCTTGCTCGAAATTAACCTGTTTTCGAATTGGTCAAGTGCATTAAGGTCACACTTAGAGTTTCTGTTTTTGGAGtttattgaagatgaagatcGGGATCCCACTCGTTTtatgtttaatgattttttatgcctttcattctCTCTGTTGAATGCTTTCGCATAagttttttgctattttgaaATGTTTCCATGGTGCATCAAAAGAAATCAGAAATTTGTGCCCCCTCTACCTGTGTTCATAGCACTGGCAGTCCAGCAGCTGGAAGTCCAGCAGCTGGGAGTCCAGATTCTTGCAAGATCAGTCTTATGAACACCCACACAAGCAGTGCCAATTGATTTATAGCAATTCCATCGCCATTTATATAAcgaaataactaaaatactCAATAAGAACAATTAAGATACTAATTGAAGTCATGCATCACAAATCCTTAACTTTCAGTTACAAAGCAAGCAAGAGCAATGCTCCGCACGTTACATTTATGACAATCAATCAAACCCCCtctaaaatggaagaaaataatatcttgatataACTTGCAAACAATGGAATAGACTACGTTTGACAGAGAAGCAAAGTCCAAAAAACACCTTGAATTTATTACCCTTGATCTTGTTTTTCAACTGGGGGGGGGGGAGTCAATTGCATCAGCAATAAAGTAGTGCTAACCGAGGTACAAGTGAACCTTAACAGCCAGCAGGAAAACGCAAATGAGAGCAAAATACAGAAGAGTATGAACCATAATTGATGCACCGCTTGTCTGGAAATTGCCAAACTCAATGCTTCGATGGCGCCCTGGTACCTGAAACAACAGCCCTGGAGTTAACAGAATGAACAGCACCACGGCCATAAACACCGGACCCCAGTCTGACATTTTGCTTAGTCTTTTCAACTCGGTCTCGGCCCTGGTCTTTCTTTGTAGAGAATGAGAAAGCTATGATGAAGATTTTAGGATTGTAGAGGGGTTTTTATATGGATGAAAAAGGAGGAGATCATGAGGGAGTGCTGTGTGGGGCGGAACTTGGTAGATGAAGTCATTTTGGATTCTCTGCCCTCCACCTCCATCTCATTTCTCAAACCGGTGGTCATTGCCTTTCGCATGTGACAATCTTTTTCTACTTGctgtctctctttcttttttcttttttctatttaatgcTATTCCATTAAATTACTACCATGTACATAATATTTCTGTCATAGAGcgggttgaaaatgaaattattatttggaattcaatattgaatttgttttttctttaaaaaaagtaatatcattttagtaaaattaattaaccttaTTTGATCTAACTTCGTAAATTgacttaataatataataatctaagctatttttagataaaattctTAACC
It encodes the following:
- the LOC7481218 gene encoding uncharacterized protein LOC7481218, giving the protein MSDWGPVVIAVVLFVLLSPGLLFQLPGRSRVVEFGNMQTSALSILVHTIIFFGLITIFLIAIGVHIYTG
- the LOC7496565 gene encoding uncharacterized protein LOC7496565: MSDWGPVFMAVVLFILLTPGLLFQVPGRHRSIEFGNFQTSGASIMVHTLLYFALICVFLLAVKVHLYLG